In Magnetospirillum sp. XM-1, a single window of DNA contains:
- a CDS encoding EAL domain-containing protein — protein MSAIRIMVVEDERIVALHLRHQLLKLGYDVVFIASSGEQVLRQIEGLRPDVILMDIHIEGDLDGIETVARLPAELHIPVIYLTAYSEEAILTRARATKPFGFLLKPFSERELHATIQMALERRNVEEALRDSEEHLTLALDAAGMGAWEVDAQSRRIVRAGHIERVFGCVGQGFGGSLDRFLDHVVEDDRVVLARAYERLLNETAPLQVEFRGIRPDGTVRWLRAQGKAIPSRAERPQRIIGVLQDVSDHKAAEDRQRQALTVFEATRDGLLILDPLLRVVTVNPGYCAITGYDEADLLGRRPHMLEVGAQPTDLHDEIMEALKEGGRWRGEIAARNRDGGILPLLMNIAAVRSEHDSVVHYVAAFTDLTAIRAAEERLQHLAHYDPLTDLPNRLLAGDRLDHAMERGRRDRKTLAVLFVDLDYFKRINDTLGHSVGDVVLKTVAQRMRGAVRAEDTVARLGGDEFMVILEQAENPDDIAAVAMKIRAAVKQPLMVNGRELATSASIGISLFPEDGQTREALIQAADTAMYAAKETGRNGYAFYTREMTERVIQAVASDSDVRRALAADELVLFYQPQISLESGEVEGVEALIRWNHPEQGLLGPAQIIPPAERGGFIIDIGDWVVAEACRQIRKWQEAGLPSFRVAVNASAQQMRNGRLLRAVQDALAETGISPDMLEIEITESMLQNEDECIATLHALKQLGVTLAIDDFGTGYSCLSSLKSLPIQRLKIDRAFIEGIPGDINDVAIAEAIVAMAHRLRLSVVAEGVETEAHMEFLRTVGCEGVQGFFHARPMPAGEVPAFIIGRSPPG, from the coding sequence ATGTCAGCGATAAGGATCATGGTGGTCGAGGACGAGCGGATCGTCGCCCTGCATCTGCGGCACCAACTGCTCAAGCTGGGCTACGACGTGGTGTTCATCGCGTCGTCGGGCGAGCAGGTGCTGCGGCAGATCGAGGGATTGCGGCCCGACGTGATCCTGATGGACATCCATATCGAGGGCGACCTGGACGGCATCGAGACGGTGGCGCGGCTGCCGGCCGAACTGCACATTCCGGTGATCTACCTGACCGCCTATTCCGAGGAAGCCATACTGACCCGGGCGCGGGCCACCAAGCCGTTCGGCTTCCTGTTGAAGCCGTTCTCCGAGCGTGAACTGCACGCCACCATCCAGATGGCCCTGGAGCGCCGCAACGTGGAGGAGGCCCTGCGCGACAGCGAGGAGCATCTGACCCTGGCGCTGGACGCCGCCGGCATGGGGGCCTGGGAAGTGGACGCCCAGTCGCGCCGCATCGTCCGTGCCGGCCATATCGAACGGGTGTTCGGCTGCGTCGGGCAAGGCTTCGGCGGCAGCCTGGACCGCTTTCTCGACCATGTGGTCGAGGATGACCGGGTGGTGCTGGCCCGGGCCTACGAGCGCCTGCTGAACGAGACCGCGCCGCTTCAGGTGGAATTCCGCGGCATCCGGCCGGACGGCACCGTGCGGTGGCTGCGCGCCCAGGGCAAGGCCATTCCGTCCCGGGCCGAGCGGCCCCAGCGCATCATCGGCGTCCTGCAGGACGTCAGCGACCACAAGGCGGCCGAGGACCGCCAGCGCCAGGCCCTGACCGTCTTCGAGGCGACCCGCGACGGCTTGCTGATCCTCGATCCCCTGCTGCGGGTGGTCACCGTCAATCCCGGCTATTGCGCCATCACCGGCTACGACGAGGCGGACCTGCTGGGGCGCCGTCCGCACATGCTGGAGGTGGGCGCGCAGCCCACCGACCTGCACGACGAGATCATGGAGGCCCTTAAGGAAGGCGGACGCTGGCGCGGCGAGATCGCCGCCAGGAACCGCGACGGCGGAATCTTGCCGCTGCTGATGAACATCGCCGCCGTGCGCAGCGAACACGACAGCGTCGTCCATTACGTGGCGGCCTTCACCGACCTGACGGCCATCCGCGCCGCCGAGGAGCGGCTGCAACACCTGGCCCATTACGATCCCCTGACCGACCTGCCCAACCGGCTGCTGGCCGGCGACCGGCTCGACCACGCCATGGAACGCGGCCGCCGCGACCGCAAGACCCTGGCCGTGCTGTTCGTGGACCTGGATTACTTCAAGCGCATCAACGACACCCTGGGCCACAGCGTCGGCGACGTGGTGCTGAAGACCGTGGCCCAGCGCATGCGGGGCGCGGTGCGCGCCGAGGACACCGTGGCCCGGCTGGGCGGCGACGAGTTCATGGTGATCCTGGAACAGGCGGAAAATCCCGACGATATCGCCGCCGTGGCCATGAAGATCCGGGCGGCGGTCAAGCAGCCCCTGATGGTCAACGGCCGCGAGCTGGCCACCTCGGCCAGCATCGGCATCAGCCTGTTCCCCGAGGACGGCCAGACCCGCGAGGCGCTGATCCAGGCGGCCGACACCGCCATGTACGCCGCCAAGGAAACCGGGCGGAACGGCTATGCCTTCTACACGCGGGAAATGACCGAGCGGGTGATCCAGGCGGTGGCTTCCGACAGCGACGTGCGCCGGGCGCTGGCCGCCGACGAGCTGGTGCTGTTCTACCAGCCGCAGATTTCCCTGGAATCGGGCGAGGTGGAAGGGGTCGAGGCCCTGATCCGCTGGAACCATCCCGAACAGGGGCTGCTGGGGCCGGCCCAGATCATCCCGCCCGCCGAGCGGGGCGGCTTCATCATCGATATCGGCGATTGGGTGGTGGCCGAGGCCTGCCGCCAGATCCGGAAATGGCAGGAGGCCGGGTTGCCGTCCTTCCGGGTGGCGGTCAACGCCTCGGCCCAGCAGATGCGCAACGGACGCCTGCTGCGCGCGGTGCAAGACGCCCTGGCCGAGACCGGAATCTCGCCCGACATGCTGGAGATCGAGATCACCGAGAGCATGCTGCAGAACGAGGACGAATGCATCGCCACCCTGCATGCCCTGAAGCAGCTGGGGGTGACGCTGGCCATCGACGATTTCGGCACCGGCTATTCCTGTCTCAGCTCGCTGAAAAGCCTGCCCATCCAGCGCCTGAAGATCGACCGCGCCTTCATCGAGGGAATCCCCGGGGACATCAATGACGTGGCCATCGCCGAGGCCATCGTCGCCATGGCCCACCGGCTGCGCCTGTCCGTGGTGGCCGAGGGGGTGGAGACCGAGGCCCACATGGAGTTTCTGCGCACCGTGGGCTGCGAGGGCGTGCAGGGCTTCTTCCACGCCCGTCCCATGCCCGCCGGCGAGGTGCCGGCCTTCATCATCGGCCGGTCGCCGCCGGGCTGA
- a CDS encoding MoaD/ThiS family protein, which yields MNQSHSGPRLETGISDRGMGDNSGQAATIAIRLKMFNSLSPYAGGSAPLAMQVPAGTVIGDLVRRFGVPADKIFLVLVNGKDVTRQLGAPVNLDRELDDGDEVALSGPVPYSWGYGAPIV from the coding sequence ATGAACCAATCGCATTCCGGCCCGCGCCTCGAAACAGGCATTTCAGATCGCGGTATGGGCGACAATTCCGGGCAGGCGGCGACCATCGCCATTCGCCTCAAGATGTTCAACAGCCTGTCGCCCTATGCCGGCGGCAGCGCGCCGCTGGCCATGCAGGTGCCGGCGGGAACGGTGATCGGCGATCTGGTCCGCCGCTTCGGCGTGCCCGCCGACAAGATCTTCCTGGTCCTGGTCAACGGCAAGGACGTCACCCGCCAGCTGGGCGCGCCGGTCAACCTGGACCGCGAACTGGACGACGGCGACGAGGTGGCCCTGTCCGGGCCGGTGCCCTATTCCTGGGGCTATGGCGCGCCCATCGTCTGA
- a CDS encoding sulfur carrier protein ThiS, with protein sequence MSTELKAAMQVTLKLFALLGRFLPPGSAANAAPVEVPEGSDIAALIARFDLAEKDCHLVLLNGNFVPPDARASTRLAEGDVVSIWPPIGGG encoded by the coding sequence GTGAGCACGGAGCTTAAGGCCGCCATGCAGGTGACGCTGAAGCTGTTCGCCCTGCTGGGCCGCTTTCTTCCGCCCGGCTCGGCAGCCAACGCCGCCCCGGTGGAGGTTCCCGAAGGATCGGACATCGCCGCCCTGATCGCCCGCTTCGATCTGGCGGAGAAGGACTGCCATCTGGTGTTGCTCAACGGCAATTTCGTGCCCCCCGACGCCAGGGCCTCGACCCGGCTGGCCGAGGGCGACGTGGTGAGCATCTGGCCGCCGATCGGAGGGGGATGA
- a CDS encoding NAD(P)/FAD-dependent oxidoreductase, whose amino-acid sequence MERRYVVVGGGPAGVVAAETLRRQDSQCSVTLVCGEPGPPYARMAIPYAMAGKIDEAGTWLRKEPGHYRALGITPLHDRVSGVEPALRRVRLAGGGELAYDALLIATGSSPARPRIPGLDLPGVHSCWTLEDLRRIAPHLKPGCRVLLLGAGFVSCIILQSLVQRGAKVTVSCGASGRMVRSMMDETAGAMIMRWCRARGVEVLTAGRPAAIEQAGPGLRVTLDSGRTAEADLIIVGTGVKTNTAFLEGSGIAVEDGIVVDQYLRTSVDDIWAAGDVAQGFNCCTGLREVHAIQPTAVEHGRVAALNMGGTPTAYPGSLAMNTLETLGLISCSFGQWSGREGGEQARMVDEERFRYLRLEFFADRLIGANTVGMTSEIGIIHGLIQTKVRLGAWLERLKRDPSRLAEAYVACEHGA is encoded by the coding sequence ATGGAACGTCGCTACGTCGTCGTCGGAGGCGGCCCGGCCGGAGTGGTCGCCGCCGAGACACTGCGCCGCCAGGATTCCCAATGCTCCGTCACCCTGGTCTGCGGCGAGCCCGGGCCGCCCTATGCCCGCATGGCCATTCCCTACGCCATGGCCGGCAAGATCGACGAGGCCGGCACCTGGCTGCGCAAGGAGCCGGGCCATTACCGGGCGCTGGGCATCACCCCGCTCCACGACCGGGTGAGCGGTGTCGAGCCCGCCCTGCGCCGGGTGCGGTTGGCCGGCGGGGGCGAGCTGGCCTATGACGCCCTCTTGATCGCCACCGGCTCGTCGCCGGCCCGGCCGCGCATTCCCGGCCTGGACCTGCCCGGCGTCCATTCCTGCTGGACGCTGGAGGATCTGCGCCGCATCGCCCCCCACCTTAAGCCCGGCTGCCGGGTGCTGCTGCTGGGCGCCGGTTTCGTGTCGTGCATCATCCTGCAATCCCTGGTGCAGCGCGGCGCCAAGGTCACGGTCAGCTGCGGCGCGTCGGGGCGCATGGTGCGCTCCATGATGGACGAGACCGCAGGCGCCATGATCATGCGCTGGTGCCGGGCCAGGGGCGTCGAGGTGCTGACCGCCGGGCGGCCCGCCGCCATCGAACAAGCCGGGCCGGGGTTGCGTGTGACGCTGGATTCGGGACGCACCGCCGAGGCCGATCTGATCATCGTCGGCACCGGGGTGAAGACCAACACCGCCTTTCTCGAAGGTTCGGGCATCGCGGTGGAGGACGGCATCGTCGTCGACCAGTATCTGCGCACCAGTGTGGACGATATCTGGGCAGCGGGCGACGTGGCCCAGGGCTTCAACTGCTGCACCGGCCTGCGCGAGGTCCACGCCATCCAGCCCACGGCGGTGGAGCACGGCCGCGTCGCGGCGCTGAACATGGGCGGCACGCCCACCGCCTATCCCGGCTCGCTGGCCATGAACACGCTGGAGACCCTGGGGCTGATTTCATGCTCGTTCGGGCAATGGTCGGGCCGCGAAGGCGGCGAGCAGGCGCGCATGGTGGACGAGGAGCGCTTCCGCTATCTTCGCCTGGAATTCTTCGCAGACCGCCTGATCGGAGCCAACACGGTGGGCATGACCAGCGAGATCGGCATCATCCACGGCCTGATCCAGACCAAGGTGCGGCTGGGGGCCTGGCTGGAGCGCCTGAAGCGCGACCCGTCGCGCCTGGCCGAGGCCTATGTGGCCTGTGAGCACGGAGCTTAA
- a CDS encoding NAD(P)/FAD-dependent oxidoreductase, protein MRHVIVGAGPAGVTAAETIRELDPGATITLVGDEPEPPYARMAIPYLLTGKVGEEGTYLRKGPNHYERLGITLMPGRRMTGLEPKARHIVLENGETLAYDRLLLALGARPIRPAIDGLGLPGIHTCWTLDDARRIAALAVPGSHVVLLGAGFVGTIVLEALALRQVSLTVVEMGDRMVPRMMDEVAGGMLKRWCEAKGVRVLTGTAIRRIAKAQSPAAEARDALVVELSDGTSLPAHLVVVSAGVRSNTEALEGSGIDLDKGILVNDHMRTSLAHVYAAGDVAQGRDFISGEAHVHAIQITAAAHGRVAAHNMAGFDQTYHGSLNMNVLDTLGLITCSFGAWQGNGGDCARLTDEAGYRYLRLEFDGTSDVVIGAQAVGTTDHVGALRGLIQSKRRLGAMKEKLLADPARFMTGFVQTLHR, encoded by the coding sequence GTGCGTCACGTCATCGTCGGAGCCGGCCCCGCGGGGGTCACGGCGGCTGAAACCATCCGCGAACTGGACCCTGGGGCCACCATCACCCTGGTGGGCGACGAGCCGGAACCGCCCTATGCCCGCATGGCTATCCCCTATCTGCTGACCGGCAAGGTCGGCGAGGAGGGGACGTACCTGCGCAAGGGCCCCAACCACTACGAACGCTTAGGCATCACCCTGATGCCCGGCCGGCGGATGACCGGCCTGGAGCCAAAGGCCAGGCACATCGTCCTGGAAAACGGCGAGACGCTGGCCTATGACCGCCTGCTGCTGGCGCTCGGCGCCCGGCCGATCAGGCCCGCCATCGACGGTCTGGGCCTGCCCGGCATCCACACCTGCTGGACCCTGGACGACGCAAGGCGCATCGCCGCCCTGGCGGTGCCCGGCTCGCACGTGGTGCTGCTGGGCGCCGGCTTCGTCGGCACCATCGTGCTGGAAGCCCTGGCGCTGCGTCAGGTCAGCCTGACCGTGGTCGAGATGGGCGACCGCATGGTGCCGCGCATGATGGACGAGGTGGCGGGCGGCATGCTGAAACGCTGGTGCGAGGCCAAGGGCGTGCGGGTGCTGACCGGCACCGCCATCCGCCGCATCGCCAAGGCGCAAAGCCCGGCGGCCGAGGCCCGCGACGCCCTGGTGGTGGAACTGTCGGACGGCACCAGCCTGCCCGCCCATCTGGTGGTCGTCTCGGCGGGCGTGCGCTCCAACACCGAGGCGCTGGAGGGCTCGGGCATCGATCTGGACAAGGGCATCCTGGTCAACGACCACATGCGCACCAGCTTGGCCCACGTCTATGCGGCGGGCGACGTGGCCCAGGGCCGCGACTTCATCAGCGGCGAGGCCCATGTCCACGCCATCCAGATCACGGCGGCCGCCCATGGCCGCGTCGCCGCCCACAACATGGCGGGCTTCGACCAGACCTATCACGGCTCGCTCAACATGAACGTGCTGGACACCCTGGGCCTGATCACCTGTTCCTTCGGGGCGTGGCAGGGCAATGGCGGCGATTGCGCCCGTCTGACCGACGAGGCGGGCTACCGCTATCTCCGCCTGGAATTCGACGGGACCAGCGACGTGGTGATCGGCGCCCAGGCGGTGGGCACCACCGACCATGTGGGCGCGCTGCGCGGCCTGATCCAAAGCAAGCGCCGCCTGGGCGCCATGAAGGAGAAACTGCTGGCCGACCCGGCCCGCTTCATGACCGGATTCGTCCAGACCCTGCATCGTTGA
- a CDS encoding aldehyde ferredoxin oxidoreductase family protein, with product MSWTGKFLRVDLSKGTVKTEELNRDWTRQYLGQRGLATKYFTEEVDPKVDPLSPANKLIFTTGPLTGTAASTGGRYSVVTKGPLTGCIACSNSGGFFGNELKNAGWDMIIVEGKSPKPVYLSVENETVEIRDASDFWGKTVWETENGLKARHQDPMLRVASIGAAGEKGVLYACIVNDLHRAAGRSGVGAVMGSKNLKAVAVRGTRGVTVKDPDRFIKAATEQKKVLADNAVTGQGLPKYGTQVLMNVINEIGAMPTRNSREVQFEGAHKISAEAMHEPRLSDGKTNLATNGACFGCTIACGRISRMDPGHFSIASRPEYKEPSGGLEYEAAWALGSACGVDDIEACTFANFMCNEHGIDPISFGSTLAAAMELYEMGVLTKEQTGGIELKFGSAEALVKTAELTGKGEGFGLELGQGSRRLTAKYGHPDLSMTVKSQEFPAYDPRGIQGMGLTYATSNRGACHLRSYTVASEVLGIPFKTDPLATDGKAALVKAFQDATAAFDASGICIFTTFAWSLENLAPQIDAACEGEWTPEVLLEVGERIWTLERQFNLAAGMTAADDTLPKRLLKDAAKTGPAKGLASGLDKMLPEYYQLRGWTPDGVPTAETLKRLHLA from the coding sequence ATGAGCTGGACCGGCAAGTTTCTCCGCGTCGACCTTTCCAAGGGCACCGTCAAGACCGAGGAGCTGAACCGCGACTGGACGCGGCAGTACCTGGGCCAGCGCGGACTGGCCACCAAGTACTTCACCGAGGAGGTCGACCCCAAGGTCGATCCCCTGTCGCCCGCCAACAAGCTGATCTTCACCACCGGACCGCTGACCGGGACCGCCGCCTCCACCGGCGGACGCTATTCCGTGGTCACCAAGGGGCCGCTGACGGGGTGCATCGCCTGTTCCAATTCCGGCGGTTTCTTCGGCAACGAGCTGAAGAACGCCGGCTGGGACATGATCATCGTCGAAGGCAAGTCGCCCAAGCCCGTCTACCTCTCGGTCGAGAACGAGACCGTTGAAATCCGCGATGCCTCGGATTTCTGGGGCAAGACGGTATGGGAGACCGAGAACGGCCTGAAGGCCCGGCACCAGGACCCCATGCTGCGCGTCGCCTCCATCGGCGCCGCCGGCGAGAAGGGCGTGCTCTACGCCTGCATCGTCAACGACCTGCACCGCGCCGCCGGGCGCTCGGGCGTGGGCGCGGTGATGGGCTCCAAGAACCTGAAGGCCGTGGCGGTGCGCGGCACCAGGGGCGTCACCGTCAAGGACCCCGACCGCTTCATCAAGGCCGCCACCGAGCAGAAGAAGGTGCTGGCCGACAACGCCGTCACCGGCCAGGGCCTGCCCAAATACGGCACCCAGGTGCTGATGAACGTCATCAACGAGATCGGCGCCATGCCGACCCGCAATTCCCGCGAGGTGCAGTTCGAGGGCGCCCACAAGATCTCGGCCGAGGCCATGCACGAGCCGCGGCTCTCCGACGGCAAGACCAATCTGGCCACCAACGGCGCCTGCTTCGGCTGCACCATCGCCTGCGGCCGCATCTCGCGCATGGATCCCGGCCACTTCTCCATCGCGTCCAGGCCCGAATACAAGGAGCCCTCGGGCGGCCTGGAATACGAGGCGGCCTGGGCGCTGGGCTCGGCCTGCGGCGTGGATGACATCGAGGCCTGCACCTTCGCCAATTTCATGTGCAACGAGCACGGCATCGACCCCATCTCCTTCGGCTCGACCCTGGCGGCGGCCATGGAGCTGTATGAGATGGGCGTATTGACCAAGGAACAGACCGGCGGCATCGAGCTGAAATTCGGCTCCGCCGAGGCCCTGGTCAAGACCGCCGAGCTGACCGGCAAGGGCGAGGGCTTCGGCCTGGAACTGGGCCAGGGCTCAAGGCGCCTCACCGCAAAATACGGCCATCCGGACCTGTCCATGACGGTCAAGAGCCAGGAATTCCCCGCCTATGACCCGCGCGGCATCCAGGGCATGGGGCTGACCTACGCCACGTCCAATCGCGGCGCCTGCCACCTGCGCTCCTACACCGTGGCGTCCGAGGTGCTGGGCATTCCCTTCAAGACCGATCCCCTGGCCACCGACGGCAAGGCGGCCCTGGTCAAGGCGTTCCAGGACGCCACGGCGGCCTTCGACGCGTCGGGCATCTGCATCTTCACCACCTTCGCCTGGAGCCTGGAAAACCTGGCGCCCCAGATCGACGCCGCCTGCGAGGGCGAATGGACGCCCGAGGTCCTTCTCGAGGTGGGCGAGCGCATCTGGACGCTGGAGCGCCAGTTCAACCTGGCGGCCGGCATGACGGCCGCCGACGACACCCTGCCCAAGCGCCTGCTGAAGGACGCGGCCAAGACCGGCCCGGCCAAGGGGCTGGCCTCGGGGCTCGACAAGATGCTGCCCGAATACTACCAGCTGCGCGGCTGGACGCCCGACGGCGTGCCCACCGCCGAAACCTTGAAGCGCCTGCATCTGGCCTGA
- a CDS encoding 4Fe-4S dicluster domain-containing protein, protein MEKSLLIQPAKCTGCRQCEMACSFEKERSFNPSKSRIRVFDIHSEARFVPYTCTQCAQAWCLQACPVDAIRIDASTKAKVVNDNTCVGCKVCTIACPFGTINYVADSGKVAKCDLCGGDPACAKACPTGAITYVDSEQTGYDKMRAWAVKTDTQSHAHA, encoded by the coding sequence ATGGAGAAGTCGCTACTCATTCAACCGGCCAAATGCACCGGCTGCCGCCAGTGCGAGATGGCGTGCTCGTTCGAGAAGGAGCGAAGCTTCAATCCGTCCAAGTCGCGCATCCGCGTCTTCGACATCCATTCCGAGGCCCGCTTCGTCCCCTATACCTGCACCCAATGCGCCCAGGCCTGGTGCCTGCAGGCCTGTCCGGTGGACGCCATCAGGATCGATGCCTCCACCAAGGCCAAGGTGGTCAACGACAACACCTGCGTGGGCTGCAAGGTCTGCACCATCGCGTGCCCCTTCGGAACCATCAACTATGTGGCCGATAGCGGCAAGGTGGCCAAGTGCGACCTGTGCGGCGGCGATCCCGCCTGCGCCAAGGCGTGCCCCACCGGGGCGATCACCTATGTGGATTCCGAGCAGACCGGCTACGACAAAATGCGCGCCTGGGCGGTGAAGACCGACACCCAGTCGCACGCCCACGCCTGA